The region AACACGATCCGCCGGATCCTCGGGCTTTCCGCGGAGAACGCGGCCCCCGACTTCGCCGGGAAGGCGGAGAGGGCCGGGTTCCGTCCCCTTTCCGCGGCCGGGGCGGCCGACGCATCCTCCGCAGGCCTCGGGGAAGCTCGGGAACCGGCGGGGAATGCCCGTTCCGCCGGGGAGATCGTTCCGTGGGAGCGGGCGCGCTCGTACATCGGGCGCGAGGTGACGGTGGAGGGGAAGATCGTCCGCACGCACCGCGGGAAAAACATCCTCTTCCTCAACTTCCACCCGAACTGGAAGAAATACCTCTCCGTGGTCATTTTCGGGAAGGACCTCCCGGGGTTTCCGGACAACCCGGAGACCTTTTACCGGAACAAGGCGCTCCGGGTACGGGGTACGGTCACCCTGCACAAGGACCGGCCGGAAATCGTGGTGACCTCCCCCGAGGCGATCACGGTCGTCGGAGACACGGGGAACTGAGGGATTCGCCCCCCCGACGGAAAAGGGGCCCTCCGCCGGAGGGCCCCTTCGGATCTTCCGGCGCAGGGTCGGCCCCCAGCGCCGGAGGGTTCTTTGCGCCTTACTTCACATCGACCGGGATCCGCATCTTGTAGAAGGACCGCCACACGAAGACGACGGAGATGAGGAAGAAGACGGCCGCGAGGCCCGAGGTGATCGTCTTGTCCGTGATCGTGATCGCCAGCTCCACTGCCAGCAGGCCGAACAGGGTGGTGAACTTGATGACCGGGTTCATCGCGACCGAGGAGGTGTCCTTGAACGGGTCGCCCACGGTGTCGCCGATGACGGTGGCGGCGTGCAGCTCGGTGCCCTTCATGTTGAGTTCGGTCTCGACGATCTTCTTCGCGTTGTCCCAGGCGCCGCCGGCGTCGGCCATGAAGATCGCCTGGTACAGGCCGAAGATCGCGATGGAGATCAGGTAGCCGATGAAGTAGTAGTGGTTGACGCAGGCGAACGCCAGGGTCCCGAAGAAGATCGCACAGAAGATGTTCCACATCCCCTTCTGGGCGTACAGCGTGCAGATCTCCACGACCTTCTTGCTGTCTTCCACCGAGGCCTTCTCGCCGCCGCCCTCCAGCTTGATGTTGCGCTTGATGAAATCGACCGCGCGGTAGGCGCCGGTGGCGACGGCCTGAGTGGCCGCGCCGGAGAACCAGAAGATCATCGCCCCGCCGGTGATCAGCCCCAACAGGAAGACCGGGTTCAGGATCGACAGCCCGGCCGCGACGTCGGCCTTGCCGAACATCTTTTCCAGAATCTGGATGATGGAGAAGATGAGCGTCGTGGCCCCGACGACGGCCGTCCCGATGAGCACCGGCTTCGCGCTGGCCTTGAAGGTGTTGCCGGCCCCGTCGTTCTCCTCCAGGTACATCTTGGCGTTCTCGAAGTCGGGTGTGAAGCCGAACTCCTTCTTGATTTCCCCGGAGATGTTCGGGAGGGTCTCGATGGTGGAGAGTTCGTACACCGACTGGGCGTTGTCCGTCACCGGCCCGTAGGAGTCGACCGCGATGGTGACCGGCCCCATTCCCAGGAACCCGAAGGCGATCAGGCCGAAGGCGAAGATCGCGGGGGCCGCCATGATGCCCCCGAGGCCCATCGTGCTGACGCCGTACCCGATCGCCATCAGGGAGATGATCGCGATCCCCATCCAGTACGCGCTGAAGTAGCCCGCCACGATGCCGGAGAGGATGTTCAGGGATGCCCCCCCTTCGCGGGAGGCGGTGAGGATCTCCCGGACGTGGCCCGAGTTCACGGAGGTGAAGACCTTGACGAGCTCCGGGATCAAGGCGCCGGCGATCGTGCCGCAGGTGATGATCGCGGACAGTTTCCACCAGAGCGTCTGGTCCCCCTGGAGCTCGGGGACCAGGAGGTACGAGAGCACGAAGGTCATCCCGATGGAAATCAGCGAGGTCAGCCACACCAGGGTAGTGAGGGGGGTCTCGAAGTTGAATTTCTTCGCCTCGCCGAACCTCGCTTTCGCGATCATCCCGTTGATGTAGTACGAGAGGGCGCTCGTGATGATCATCCCGATGCGCATGACGAAGATCCAGACGAGGAGCATGATCTGGGTGACGGGGTTGGGAACCGCGAGGATGATGAAGGTGATGAGCGCCACTCCGGTGACGCCGTAGGTCTCGAACCCGTCGGCGGTGGGGCCGACCGAGTCGCCCGCGTTGTCGCCCGCGCAGTCGGCGATGACGCCGGGGTTACGGGCGTCGTCCTCCTTGATCTTGAAGACGATCTTCATGAGGTCGGAGCCGATGTCGGCGATCTTGGTGAAGATTCCGCCGGCGATCCTGAGCGCCGCCGCTCCCAGGGACTCGCCGATCGCGAAGCCGATGAAGCAGGGGCCGGCGTAGTCGCCGGGGACGTAGAGCAGGATGAAGAGCATGATCACCAGCTCGACGCTGATCAGCATCATGCCGACGCTCATTCCGGACCCCAGGGGGATCGTCATGGTCGGGTAGGGTTTCCCGCCGAGGCTGGCGAAGGCGGTCCGGGAGTTGGCGTAGGTGTTGATGCGGATGCCGAACCACGCGACG is a window of Candidatus Deferrimicrobiaceae bacterium DNA encoding:
- a CDS encoding sodium-translocating pyrophosphatase, whose product is MLPNAHRLKRSSLARKLAFCAIPLFILLFAAVANASEAELQIPDLGTVSFLGMSGHNLLVGGLVICLLGMGFGFMQFLHIKNLPVHKAMLEISELIYETCKTYLITQGKFIAILWAFIAAIMVVYFSFLLHYATVQVVIIIVFSIVGILGSYGVAWFGIRINTYANSRTAFASLGGKPYPTMTIPLGSGMSVGMMLISVELVIMLFILLYVPGDYAGPCFIGFAIGESLGAAALRIAGGIFTKIADIGSDLMKIVFKIKEDDARNPGVIADCAGDNAGDSVGPTADGFETYGVTGVALITFIILAVPNPVTQIMLLVWIFVMRIGMIITSALSYYINGMIAKARFGEAKKFNFETPLTTLVWLTSLISIGMTFVLSYLLVPELQGDQTLWWKLSAIITCGTIAGALIPELVKVFTSVNSGHVREILTASREGGASLNILSGIVAGYFSAYWMGIAIISLMAIGYGVSTMGLGGIMAAPAIFAFGLIAFGFLGMGPVTIAVDSYGPVTDNAQSVYELSTIETLPNISGEIKKEFGFTPDFENAKMYLEENDGAGNTFKASAKPVLIGTAVVGATTLIFSIIQILEKMFGKADVAAGLSILNPVFLLGLITGGAMIFWFSGAATQAVATGAYRAVDFIKRNIKLEGGGEKASVEDSKKVVEICTLYAQKGMWNIFCAIFFGTLAFACVNHYYFIGYLISIAIFGLYQAIFMADAGGAWDNAKKIVETELNMKGTELHAATVIGDTVGDPFKDTSSVAMNPVIKFTTLFGLLAVELAITITDKTITSGLAAVFFLISVVFVWRSFYKMRIPVDVK